From Borrelia hispanica CRI, the proteins below share one genomic window:
- a CDS encoding plasmid maintenance protein, with product MKRIKKKINKYQHKLIVLISTLNFVNSKFKKYNQNKILYYFNNNLNNNGQKKATLKTLQSYLYKLEKEFQVTSNYYRHLGENCGTEIHYKLRFSKKVCHYKINKHFKDKKEDRFQQRANLYHQQTCTNNGSLKKNGSVEKWECINNNINNNNNNNKKKEVEKTEREKAQLEKYIKKCEFKDDKYLSILNLETTKEIKIAKLIELKKEENRIEREQNKSNKLVEKQKELEKALEETKEVLKKEGYNEKQLETEIQKAYEKYKDKPHFILESSKYGDLGQIVKRIKKTVECKKKDQKEDQQQIRNNIFSILIDQLKNKVEVKVLAPILKDYLNKQSDLKYSQVFNNHYYYEILEMVEGKEHLKVEEYEKIVD from the coding sequence ATGAAAAGAATAAAGAAAAAAATCAATAAATACCAACACAAATTAATCGTTTTAATATCAACATTAAATTTTGTAAATTCTAAGTTTAAAAAATATAATCAAAATAAAATACTCTACTATTTTAATAATAACTTAAACAACAATGGTCAAAAAAAAGCTACACTCAAAACTCTACAAAGTTATTTATACAAACTAGAAAAAGAATTTCAAGTAACTAGTAACTATTACAGACATTTAGGAGAAAATTGCGGTACTGAAATTCACTATAAACTTAGATTTTCTAAAAAAGTATGTCACTATAAAATCAATAAACATTTTAAAGACAAAAAAGAAGACAGATTCCAACAACGTGCTAACTTATATCATCAACAAACATGCACTAATAATGGGAGTCTAAAGAAAAATGGGAGTGTAGAAAAATGGGAGTGTATTAATAATAATATTAATAATAATAATAATAATAATAAGAAGAAAGAGGTAGAAAAAACAGAAAGAGAAAAGGCACAGCTAGAAAAGTACATAAAGAAGTGTGAATTCAAAGATGATAAATATCTCTCAATTTTGAATTTAGAAACAACAAAAGAAATAAAAATAGCAAAGCTAATAGAACTGAAGAAAGAAGAGAATAGAATAGAAAGAGAACAAAATAAAAGCAATAAATTAGTAGAAAAACAAAAGGAATTAGAAAAGGCATTAGAAGAGACAAAGGAAGTATTAAAAAAAGAAGGATACAATGAGAAGCAATTAGAAACAGAGATACAAAAAGCGTATGAAAAGTATAAAGACAAGCCGCACTTTATTTTAGAGAGTAGTAAATACGGCGATTTAGGGCAGATAGTAAAGAGGATTAAGAAAACAGTTGAATGCAAGAAAAAAGACCAGAAAGAAGATCAGCAGCAGATTAGAAATAATATATTTAGTATACTGATAGATCAGTTGAAGAACAAAGTAGAGGTTAAAGTTTTAGCGCCAATATTGAAAGATTATTTAAACAAACAGAGTGATTTGAAATATAGTCAAGTATTTAATAATCATTATTACTATGAGATTTTAGAGATGGTAGAGGGCAAAGAGCATTTAAAAGTAGAAGAGTATGAAAAGATTGTTGATTAA
- a CDS encoding DUF226 domain-containing protein: MDSVLERLKEKKIEIEKKVENTTTREKSLFIKIENQNNRILYHLKIMKDMYRFGVNRSQKNKFFVSFRGLFNQEKIESFHLFSLKEGDKFLGIFYGSRKPIKNVVRKYEENGIMKTSTFSRIHYIEFRFKKGSVFCYLRGFSYLVRKDKADSKYTKTYIAILETLEKQVHEFYNKKLPNGGIIKKWISKNLK, translated from the coding sequence ATGGATAGTGTATTAGAGCGTCTTAAAGAAAAAAAAATAGAAATTGAAAAAAAGGTAGAAAATACAACAACAAGAGAAAAGTCTCTCTTTATTAAAATAGAAAATCAAAATAACAGAATATTGTATCACTTAAAAATAATGAAGGATATGTATCGATTTGGGGTTAATAGAAGCCAAAAGAATAAATTTTTTGTTTCATTTAGAGGATTATTCAATCAAGAAAAGATAGAATCATTTCATTTATTTTCTCTAAAAGAAGGAGATAAATTTTTAGGAATATTTTACGGTTCCAGGAAACCAATAAAAAATGTAGTTAGAAAGTATGAAGAAAATGGTATTATGAAAACGTCTACGTTTTCTAGAATACATTATATAGAATTTAGATTTAAAAAGGGAAGTGTATTTTGTTATTTAAGAGGATTTTCTTATTTAGTTAGAAAAGATAAAGCAGATTCAAAATATACTAAAACTTATATTGCAATACTTGAAACTTTAGAAAAACAAGTACATGAATTTTACAATAAAAAATTACCAAATGGAGGTATTATAAAAAAATGGATATCAAAAAACCTAAAGTAA
- a CDS encoding ParA family protein produces the protein MDIKKPKVITIASIKGGVGKSTTCLAFAFLLSRTNKVLIIDMDTQASVTSYYQDKIHENDIDLKNSNIYEVLVNELEIQKAVVNLDDNLFLIPSYLSLHKLNEDTIEFKELLLKSILACFCNNYDYIILDTAPSFDFISKNALLSSDCIIVPIIAEKWAVECLDLFDFFLGKLGLNLPVFLLITRFKKNNTHKEFLNLVKDRKNFLGIISEREDLNRAIASNSTFSLKKDYIHEYENAVSKFLSGI, from the coding sequence ATGGATATCAAAAAACCTAAAGTAATAACAATTGCATCGATTAAAGGTGGTGTTGGGAAAAGTACGACTTGTTTAGCCTTTGCATTTTTACTATCCAGAACAAATAAAGTCTTAATCATAGATATGGATACTCAAGCATCGGTTACAAGCTATTATCAAGATAAAATACATGAGAACGATATAGATTTAAAAAATAGTAATATATATGAAGTTTTGGTTAATGAATTAGAAATTCAAAAAGCAGTTGTAAATCTTGATGATAACTTATTTTTAATACCAAGCTATTTAAGTTTACATAAACTTAATGAAGATACAATTGAATTTAAAGAATTATTACTTAAATCTATTTTAGCATGTTTTTGTAATAATTATGATTATATAATATTAGATACGGCACCCAGTTTTGATTTTATATCTAAAAACGCGTTATTAAGTAGTGATTGTATTATTGTTCCAATAATAGCAGAAAAATGGGCTGTAGAATGTTTAGATTTGTTTGATTTTTTCTTAGGTAAGTTAGGATTAAATCTACCTGTATTTTTACTTATAACAAGATTTAAAAAAAATAATACACATAAAGAATTTTTAAATTTAGTTAAGGATAGAAAAAATTTTTTAGGTATTATTTCAGAAAGAGAGGATTTGAATAGAGCTATAGCAAGCAATTCTACTTTTTCTTTAAAAAAAGATTATATTCATGAATATGAAAATGCTGTTAGTAAATTTTTAAGTGGAATTTAA